A single genomic interval of Daucus carota subsp. sativus chromosome 1, DH1 v3.0, whole genome shotgun sequence harbors:
- the LOC108204589 gene encoding trihelix transcription factor DF1 yields MMLQQGGAAAPGLIGSSADTTVAAAAAPEAREPGGGGGGSGGSGGGMNEEEKGRSEESERNSGGSRWPRQETIALLKIRSDMDVAFRDSSLKGPLWDEVSRKLSELGYHRSAKKCKEKFENVYKYHKRTKDGRNTKNDGKTYRFFEQLEALDTHPSLSLMSWSSPMKSQPPSAHPTTVVTAATMLGQHNNSAHMNTIVTSSPVVTNVTVSSTPSPISTVFPSNAIHPINISSHNVSSQPPVAMNPSIPAQKPIGLMNNHNPNMSFLSNSTSSTSSDEQPERYGKRKRKWEDFFGRLMTEVIQKQDELQQKFLDTLEKREKERIAREEAWRVQEMAKMNREHELLLQERSMAAAKDAAVISFLQKITEQQQQNSPNQAQVQPPPTQLPVVPPPQPLVQVSQPHPMPPTQAPAPVILTPQAPAPAPTPVKSRDEMNAQSSNYNGGAENSNFMSPSPSRWPKAEIQALINFRTTLDTKYHENGPKGPLWEEISAAMRKIGYNRNAKRCKEKWENINKYYKKVKESNKKRPEDAKTCPYFHQLEALYKEKAKTETSGSNINLSFNSTPVPAALPIMAQPEQQWPLQQNKLMPKDLDDHDSDNMNEDDYEDDEDDDDGAAFEIVTNTNKQQQDQTRPE; encoded by the exons ATGATGTTGCAACAAGGTGGCGCTGCTGCTCCAGGTCTTATAGGCAGCTCTGCTGATACTACTGTGGCTGCTGCTGCTGCACCGGAAGCTCGTGAGCCTGGCGGCGGCGGCGGTGGAAGCGGTGGCAGTGGCGGCGGAATGAACGAGGAAGAAAAGGGAAGGAGTGAAGAAAGCGAGAGAAATTCCGGTGGCAGCCGGTGGCCGAGACAAGAAACGATTGCTTTGTTGAAAATCAGGTCTGACATGGATGTGGCCTTCCGAGACTCCAGTCTTAAAGGCCCATTATGGGACGAAGTCTCCAG GAAACTCTCGGAGCTTGGATATCATCGAAGCGCCAAGAAGTGTAAAGAGAAGTTTGAGAATGTTTACAAGTATCACAAGAGGACCAAAGATGGCCGGAATACAAAAAATGATGGCAAGACCTATCGGTTTTTCGAGCAATTAGAGGCTCTGGATACTCATCCTTCGCTGTCACTCATGTCGTGGTCGTCTCCGATGAAGTCACAGCCACCTTCAGCTCATCCGACCACAGTAGTCACGGCGGCGACAATGCTGGGACAACATAATAATAGTGCTCATATGAATACTATTGTGACTTCTTCACCAGTGGTTACCAATGTTACTGTTTCATCAACACCTAGCCCTATTTCTACTGTTTTTCCTAGTAATGCAATTCACCCCATCAACATCTCATCTCATAATGTTTCGTCTCAACCTCCGGTGGCGATGAATCCTTCAATTCCTGCTCAGAAGCCCATCGGATTGATGAATAATCATAACCCGAATATGAGTTTCCTGTCGAATTCAACGTCGTCTACTTCTTCGGATGAGCAGCCTGAGAGATAcgggaagaggaagaggaagtgGGAGGACTTTTTCGGGAGGCTGATGACGGAGGTGATCCAGAAACAAGATGAGTTGCAGCAGAAGTTTTTGGACACATTGGAGAAACGAGAGAAGGAGCGGATAGCTAGAGAGGAAGCTTGGAGGGTACAAGAAATGGCGAAAATGAACCGGGAACATGAGCTTTTACTTCAAGAAAGATCCATGGCTGCGGCTAAAGATGCTGCGGTTATTTCATTTCTACAAAAGATCACTGAGCAGCAACAGCAGAATTCTCCCAACCAAGCCCAAGTCCAGCCTCCGCCAACACAGTTGCCTGTTGTTCCGCCTCCACAGCCTCTTGTACAAGTCTCACAACCGCATCCAATGCCACCGACACAAGCACCAGCACCGGTTATACTCACTCCTCAAGCTCCAGCTCCAGCTCCGACTCCAGTGAAAAGCCGAGACGAGATGAATGCACAATCATCAAACTACAATGGAGGAGCAGAAAATTCGAATTTCATGTCTCCAAGTCCTTCGAGATGGCCTAAAGCGGAAATCCAAGCCTTGATCAACTTCAGAACCACTCTTGACACAAAGTACCACGAAAACGGTCCAAAAGGCCCTCTCTGGGAGGAAATCTCCGCAGCCATGCGTAAAATTGGATACAACAGGAATGCCAAGAGATGCAAAGAGAAGTGGGAGAACATCAACAAATACTACAAGAAGGTGAAAGAAAGCAACAAGAAAAGGCCCGAGGATGCCAAGACCTGCCCTTACTTCCACCAGCTCGAGGCCTTATACAAAGAAAAGGCGAAAACCGAAACCTCCGGCTCCAACATCAACCTCTCATTCAACTCCACCCCAGTTCCAGCTGCATTGCCTATTATGGCTCAGCCTGAGCAACAATGGCCTCTCCAACAAAACAAGCTGATGCCCAAAGATCTCGATGACCACGACAGCGACAACATGAACGAGGACGACTACGAGGACGACGAGGACGACGACGACGGAGCTGCATTCGAGATCGTCACCAACACAAACAAGCAACAACAGGATCAAACAAGACCTGAATGA